Proteins encoded in a region of the Penaeus vannamei isolate JL-2024 chromosome 30, ASM4276789v1, whole genome shotgun sequence genome:
- the LOC113815986 gene encoding uncharacterized protein isoform X1 — MCVCVFVHQVAILNKESYIYIDIRYRKKPDKIIHQDKPWQSHVDPPASSAIQFISEIVCVKNSVDLQQHLDDGVVSRVATTSDFKCTVCGMQFSGETPILQHLGGRQHREAGARYMLANPGRECVSLRRLVKPVVLAAAGKGEVQAAGAGFRCNLCEVTISGATPLEDHLNSNSHKKHSANDSHVLRPFLEDGVVSRGASSNIFRCCVCCVDLTGQASTQQHLEGKQHREAGAKYVLGNPWDNRATLTKLVKPTILAAAKENVVQVVDTGFRCVRCKVTLLSLTPLEDHLSSNGHKNTHADEETMVFQHPDLRQFLEEGIVIQCYPGNIFKCSVCHVDLTGETPTLQHVEGKQHREAGARHLLANPKDKRASLRTLVKSMAIAAAEAGVVEVSASGFKCTACAVTLSGVAPLEEHLVSNNHKKRVDQDKTPNSCEAVTALETALEKTLVIRPLPAAAPTPSQGTRAKSKYVYSVISEPRGLVYVFNYTFKGQGKLQRNGAHLDSVNIQKTFEKLGYQIIVLEDLTGEETFEQFEKIRENPELNGVDVLMVFILSHGVDPYTFLANDGTEVNLHSIRFGFSDRKCPYMRNKPKIFFANYCRADRMERRELKEAEEPSDMATIHAAAEGVLAKRSPDFGTVFVKSLCDVLDSHGLSLDLRDLYIELWCQMKENDGTKPMWEDYVFKKFFLGPR; from the exons atgtgtgtgtgtgtctttgtgcatcAAGTCGCCATACTTAACAAGGAGagctatatatacattgatatacgaTATCGTAAAAAACCCGATAAGATAATTCATCAAGATAAGCCTTGGCAAAGCCACGTCGATCCACCCGCGTCCAGTGCCATCCAGTTCATCTCGGAAATAGTGTGTGTCAAGAACTCCGTG GATTTACAACAACATTTAGATGATGGAGTTGTCAGCCGCGTTGCCACCACCAGTGACTTCAAGTGCACCGTGTGCGGCATGCAATTCTCCGGTGAAACGCCAATCTTGCAACACCTGGGCGGCAGACAGCACAGGGAAGCAGGAGCCCGATATATGCTTGCCAACCCCGGGAGAGAATGTGTTTCGCTCCGGCGCCTCGTGAAGCCCGTGGTCCTGGCAGccgcggggaagggggaggtccaGGCTGCAGGTGCGGGGTTCAGGTGCAACCTCTGCGAAGTTACTATTAGTGGAGCGACGCCACTAGAAGACCACCTTAATAGCAACAGTCACAAGAAACACTCTGCTAATGACAGTCAT GTTCTGCGTCCCTTCCTCGAGGACGGCGTGGTCAGCCGAGGCGCCTCCAGCAACATCTTCCGCTGCTGCGTGTGCTGCGTGGATCTGACGGGGCAAGCGTCCACGCAGCAGCACCTGGAGGGCAAGCAGCACCGGGAGGCAGGAGCCAAGTACGTCCTCGGTAATCCGTGGGACAATCGAGCGACGCTCACGAAGCTCGTCAAACCGACAATCCTCGCAGCCGCCAAGGAAAACGTGGTGCAAGTTGTCGACACGGGATTCAGGTGCGTCCGTTGCAAGGTGACCCTTCTGAGTCTGACGCCCCTGGAGGATCATCTGTCCAGCAACGGCCACAAGAATACCCATGCAGACGAAGAGACGATGGTTTTCCAGCATCCC GATTTGCGCCAGTTTCTAGAAGAAGGAATCGTTATCCAGTGTTACCCAGGCAACATCTTCAAGTGCTCTGTGTGCCACGTCGACTTGACCGGCGAGACGCCAACCCTGCAGCACGTGGAGGGTAAGCAGCACCGCGAGGCGGGCGCCAGGCATCTCCTCGCCAATCCAAAGGACAAGCGAGCCTCCCTCAGGACTCTCGTCAAGTCTATGGCGATTGCAGCCGCTGAGGCTGGTGTGGTCGAAGTGTCGGCGTCAGGATTTAAGTGTACCGCTTGTGCTGTGACTCTCAGCGGAGTTGCACCATTAGAAGAACACTTAGTAAGCAACAATCACAAGAAACGTGTTGATCAAGATAAG ACTCCCAATTCATGTGAGGCAGTTACTGCGCTCGAGACAGCCCTCGAGAAAACGCTGGTGATTCGGCCACTTCCTGCTGCAGCGCCCACGCCCTCACAG GGGACCAGGGCTAAAAGTAAGTATGTATATTCAGTGATATCCGAGCCCCGCGGCCTTGTCTACGTCTTCAATTACACTTTCAAAGGCCAGGGAAAACTGCAACGAAATGGGGCTCACCTGGATTCTGTTAATATCCAGAAGACATTCGAGAAACTGGGATACCAAATCATTGTGCTGGAGGACTTGACGGGAGAGGAAACCTTCGAACAATTTGAAAAAATACGGGAAAACCCAGAACTCAATGGTGTGGACGTACTGATGGTCTTTATCCTCAGCCACGGAGTCGATCCTTACACCTTCTTGGCCAATGATGGCACGGAAGTGAACCTGCACAGCATTCGCTTCGGTTTTTCCGACCGCAAGTGTCCCTACATGAGGAACAAACCAAAGATCTTTTTCGCCAATTACTGTAGGGCCGACCGGATGGAGCGGCGAGAactgaaggaggcggaggaaccaAGCGACATGGCTACCATCCACGCGGCCGCTGAGGGCGTCTTAGCCAAGAGATCTCCAGACTTCGGCACAGTGTTCGTCAAGAGCCTCTGCGACGTCCTGGACAGCCACGGCCTCAGCTTGGACCTGAGGGACCTGTACATCGAGCTGTGGTGCCAGATGAAGGAGAACGACGGAACCAAGCCGATGTGGGAGGACTACGTGTTCAAGAAATTTTTCCTCGGTCCACGCTGA
- the LOC113815986 gene encoding zinc finger protein 346 isoform X4 has protein sequence MDLQQHLDDGVVSRVATTSDFKCTVCGMQFSGETPILQHLGGRQHREAGARYMLANPGRECVSLRRLVKPVVLAAAGKGEVQAAGAGFRCNLCEVTISGATPLEDHLNSNSHKKHSANDSHVLRPFLEDGVVSRGASSNIFRCCVCCVDLTGQASTQQHLEGKQHREAGAKYVLGNPWDNRATLTKLVKPTILAAAKENVVQVVDTGFRCVRCKVTLLSLTPLEDHLSSNGHKNTHADEETMVFQHPDLRQFLEEGIVIQCYPGNIFKCSVCHVDLTGETPTLQHVEGKQHREAGARHLLANPKDKRASLRTLVKSMAIAAAEAGVVEVSASGFKCTACAVTLSGVAPLEEHLVSNNHKKRVDQDKTPNSCEAVTALETALEKTLVIRPLPAAAPTPSQGTRAKSKYVYSVISEPRGLVYVFNYTFKGQGKLQRNGAHLDSVNIQKTFEKLGYQIIVLEDLTGEETFEQFEKIRENPELNGVDVLMVFILSHGVDPYTFLANDGTEVNLHSIRFGFSDRKCPYMRNKPKIFFANYCRADRMERRELKEAEEPSDMATIHAAAEGVLAKRSPDFGTVFVKSLCDVLDSHGLSLDLRDLYIELWCQMKENDGTKPMWEDYVFKKFFLGPR, from the exons ATG GATTTACAACAACATTTAGATGATGGAGTTGTCAGCCGCGTTGCCACCACCAGTGACTTCAAGTGCACCGTGTGCGGCATGCAATTCTCCGGTGAAACGCCAATCTTGCAACACCTGGGCGGCAGACAGCACAGGGAAGCAGGAGCCCGATATATGCTTGCCAACCCCGGGAGAGAATGTGTTTCGCTCCGGCGCCTCGTGAAGCCCGTGGTCCTGGCAGccgcggggaagggggaggtccaGGCTGCAGGTGCGGGGTTCAGGTGCAACCTCTGCGAAGTTACTATTAGTGGAGCGACGCCACTAGAAGACCACCTTAATAGCAACAGTCACAAGAAACACTCTGCTAATGACAGTCAT GTTCTGCGTCCCTTCCTCGAGGACGGCGTGGTCAGCCGAGGCGCCTCCAGCAACATCTTCCGCTGCTGCGTGTGCTGCGTGGATCTGACGGGGCAAGCGTCCACGCAGCAGCACCTGGAGGGCAAGCAGCACCGGGAGGCAGGAGCCAAGTACGTCCTCGGTAATCCGTGGGACAATCGAGCGACGCTCACGAAGCTCGTCAAACCGACAATCCTCGCAGCCGCCAAGGAAAACGTGGTGCAAGTTGTCGACACGGGATTCAGGTGCGTCCGTTGCAAGGTGACCCTTCTGAGTCTGACGCCCCTGGAGGATCATCTGTCCAGCAACGGCCACAAGAATACCCATGCAGACGAAGAGACGATGGTTTTCCAGCATCCC GATTTGCGCCAGTTTCTAGAAGAAGGAATCGTTATCCAGTGTTACCCAGGCAACATCTTCAAGTGCTCTGTGTGCCACGTCGACTTGACCGGCGAGACGCCAACCCTGCAGCACGTGGAGGGTAAGCAGCACCGCGAGGCGGGCGCCAGGCATCTCCTCGCCAATCCAAAGGACAAGCGAGCCTCCCTCAGGACTCTCGTCAAGTCTATGGCGATTGCAGCCGCTGAGGCTGGTGTGGTCGAAGTGTCGGCGTCAGGATTTAAGTGTACCGCTTGTGCTGTGACTCTCAGCGGAGTTGCACCATTAGAAGAACACTTAGTAAGCAACAATCACAAGAAACGTGTTGATCAAGATAAG ACTCCCAATTCATGTGAGGCAGTTACTGCGCTCGAGACAGCCCTCGAGAAAACGCTGGTGATTCGGCCACTTCCTGCTGCAGCGCCCACGCCCTCACAG GGGACCAGGGCTAAAAGTAAGTATGTATATTCAGTGATATCCGAGCCCCGCGGCCTTGTCTACGTCTTCAATTACACTTTCAAAGGCCAGGGAAAACTGCAACGAAATGGGGCTCACCTGGATTCTGTTAATATCCAGAAGACATTCGAGAAACTGGGATACCAAATCATTGTGCTGGAGGACTTGACGGGAGAGGAAACCTTCGAACAATTTGAAAAAATACGGGAAAACCCAGAACTCAATGGTGTGGACGTACTGATGGTCTTTATCCTCAGCCACGGAGTCGATCCTTACACCTTCTTGGCCAATGATGGCACGGAAGTGAACCTGCACAGCATTCGCTTCGGTTTTTCCGACCGCAAGTGTCCCTACATGAGGAACAAACCAAAGATCTTTTTCGCCAATTACTGTAGGGCCGACCGGATGGAGCGGCGAGAactgaaggaggcggaggaaccaAGCGACATGGCTACCATCCACGCGGCCGCTGAGGGCGTCTTAGCCAAGAGATCTCCAGACTTCGGCACAGTGTTCGTCAAGAGCCTCTGCGACGTCCTGGACAGCCACGGCCTCAGCTTGGACCTGAGGGACCTGTACATCGAGCTGTGGTGCCAGATGAAGGAGAACGACGGAACCAAGCCGATGTGGGAGGACTACGTGTTCAAGAAATTTTTCCTCGGTCCACGCTGA
- the LOC113815986 gene encoding zinc finger protein 346 isoform X5, with protein MDLQQHLDDGVVSRVATTSDFKCTVCGMQFSGETPILQHLGGRQHREAGARYMLANPGRECVSLRRLVKPVVLAAAGKGEVQAAGAGFRCNLCEVTISGATPLEDHLNSNSHKKHSANDSHVLRPFLEDGVVSRGASSNIFRCCVCCVDLTGQASTQQHLEGKQHREAGAKYVLGNPWDNRATLTKLVKPTILAAAKENVVQVVDTGFRCVRCKVTLLSLTPLEDHLSSNGHKNTHADEETMVFQHPDLRQFLEEGIVIQCYPGNIFKCSVCHVDLTGETPTLQHVEGKQHREAGARHLLANPKDKRASLRTLVKSMAIAAAEAGVVEVSASGFKCTACAVTLSGVAPLEEHLVSNNHKKRVDQDKTPNSCEAVTALETALEKTLVIRPLPAAAPTPSQGTRAKSKYVYSVISEPRGLVYVFNYTFKGQGKLQRNGAHLDSVNIQKTFEKLGYQIIVLEDLTGEETFEQFEKIRENPELNGVDVLMVFILSHGVDPYTFLANDGTEVNLHSIRFGFSDRKCPYMRNKPKIFFANYCRADRMERRELKEAEEPSDMATIHAAAEGVLAKRSPDFGTVFVKSLCDVLDSHGLSLDLRDLYIELWCQMKENDGTKPMWEDYVFKKFFLGPR; from the exons GATTTACAACAACATTTAGATGATGGAGTTGTCAGCCGCGTTGCCACCACCAGTGACTTCAAGTGCACCGTGTGCGGCATGCAATTCTCCGGTGAAACGCCAATCTTGCAACACCTGGGCGGCAGACAGCACAGGGAAGCAGGAGCCCGATATATGCTTGCCAACCCCGGGAGAGAATGTGTTTCGCTCCGGCGCCTCGTGAAGCCCGTGGTCCTGGCAGccgcggggaagggggaggtccaGGCTGCAGGTGCGGGGTTCAGGTGCAACCTCTGCGAAGTTACTATTAGTGGAGCGACGCCACTAGAAGACCACCTTAATAGCAACAGTCACAAGAAACACTCTGCTAATGACAGTCAT GTTCTGCGTCCCTTCCTCGAGGACGGCGTGGTCAGCCGAGGCGCCTCCAGCAACATCTTCCGCTGCTGCGTGTGCTGCGTGGATCTGACGGGGCAAGCGTCCACGCAGCAGCACCTGGAGGGCAAGCAGCACCGGGAGGCAGGAGCCAAGTACGTCCTCGGTAATCCGTGGGACAATCGAGCGACGCTCACGAAGCTCGTCAAACCGACAATCCTCGCAGCCGCCAAGGAAAACGTGGTGCAAGTTGTCGACACGGGATTCAGGTGCGTCCGTTGCAAGGTGACCCTTCTGAGTCTGACGCCCCTGGAGGATCATCTGTCCAGCAACGGCCACAAGAATACCCATGCAGACGAAGAGACGATGGTTTTCCAGCATCCC GATTTGCGCCAGTTTCTAGAAGAAGGAATCGTTATCCAGTGTTACCCAGGCAACATCTTCAAGTGCTCTGTGTGCCACGTCGACTTGACCGGCGAGACGCCAACCCTGCAGCACGTGGAGGGTAAGCAGCACCGCGAGGCGGGCGCCAGGCATCTCCTCGCCAATCCAAAGGACAAGCGAGCCTCCCTCAGGACTCTCGTCAAGTCTATGGCGATTGCAGCCGCTGAGGCTGGTGTGGTCGAAGTGTCGGCGTCAGGATTTAAGTGTACCGCTTGTGCTGTGACTCTCAGCGGAGTTGCACCATTAGAAGAACACTTAGTAAGCAACAATCACAAGAAACGTGTTGATCAAGATAAG ACTCCCAATTCATGTGAGGCAGTTACTGCGCTCGAGACAGCCCTCGAGAAAACGCTGGTGATTCGGCCACTTCCTGCTGCAGCGCCCACGCCCTCACAG GGGACCAGGGCTAAAAGTAAGTATGTATATTCAGTGATATCCGAGCCCCGCGGCCTTGTCTACGTCTTCAATTACACTTTCAAAGGCCAGGGAAAACTGCAACGAAATGGGGCTCACCTGGATTCTGTTAATATCCAGAAGACATTCGAGAAACTGGGATACCAAATCATTGTGCTGGAGGACTTGACGGGAGAGGAAACCTTCGAACAATTTGAAAAAATACGGGAAAACCCAGAACTCAATGGTGTGGACGTACTGATGGTCTTTATCCTCAGCCACGGAGTCGATCCTTACACCTTCTTGGCCAATGATGGCACGGAAGTGAACCTGCACAGCATTCGCTTCGGTTTTTCCGACCGCAAGTGTCCCTACATGAGGAACAAACCAAAGATCTTTTTCGCCAATTACTGTAGGGCCGACCGGATGGAGCGGCGAGAactgaaggaggcggaggaaccaAGCGACATGGCTACCATCCACGCGGCCGCTGAGGGCGTCTTAGCCAAGAGATCTCCAGACTTCGGCACAGTGTTCGTCAAGAGCCTCTGCGACGTCCTGGACAGCCACGGCCTCAGCTTGGACCTGAGGGACCTGTACATCGAGCTGTGGTGCCAGATGAAGGAGAACGACGGAACCAAGCCGATGTGGGAGGACTACGTGTTCAAGAAATTTTTCCTCGGTCCACGCTGA
- the LOC113815986 gene encoding zinc finger protein 346 isoform X3 — MASLVLQTEDLQQHLDDGVVSRVATTSDFKCTVCGMQFSGETPILQHLGGRQHREAGARYMLANPGRECVSLRRLVKPVVLAAAGKGEVQAAGAGFRCNLCEVTISGATPLEDHLNSNSHKKHSANDSHVLRPFLEDGVVSRGASSNIFRCCVCCVDLTGQASTQQHLEGKQHREAGAKYVLGNPWDNRATLTKLVKPTILAAAKENVVQVVDTGFRCVRCKVTLLSLTPLEDHLSSNGHKNTHADEETMVFQHPDLRQFLEEGIVIQCYPGNIFKCSVCHVDLTGETPTLQHVEGKQHREAGARHLLANPKDKRASLRTLVKSMAIAAAEAGVVEVSASGFKCTACAVTLSGVAPLEEHLVSNNHKKRVDQDKTPNSCEAVTALETALEKTLVIRPLPAAAPTPSQGTRAKSKYVYSVISEPRGLVYVFNYTFKGQGKLQRNGAHLDSVNIQKTFEKLGYQIIVLEDLTGEETFEQFEKIRENPELNGVDVLMVFILSHGVDPYTFLANDGTEVNLHSIRFGFSDRKCPYMRNKPKIFFANYCRADRMERRELKEAEEPSDMATIHAAAEGVLAKRSPDFGTVFVKSLCDVLDSHGLSLDLRDLYIELWCQMKENDGTKPMWEDYVFKKFFLGPR; from the exons GATTTACAACAACATTTAGATGATGGAGTTGTCAGCCGCGTTGCCACCACCAGTGACTTCAAGTGCACCGTGTGCGGCATGCAATTCTCCGGTGAAACGCCAATCTTGCAACACCTGGGCGGCAGACAGCACAGGGAAGCAGGAGCCCGATATATGCTTGCCAACCCCGGGAGAGAATGTGTTTCGCTCCGGCGCCTCGTGAAGCCCGTGGTCCTGGCAGccgcggggaagggggaggtccaGGCTGCAGGTGCGGGGTTCAGGTGCAACCTCTGCGAAGTTACTATTAGTGGAGCGACGCCACTAGAAGACCACCTTAATAGCAACAGTCACAAGAAACACTCTGCTAATGACAGTCAT GTTCTGCGTCCCTTCCTCGAGGACGGCGTGGTCAGCCGAGGCGCCTCCAGCAACATCTTCCGCTGCTGCGTGTGCTGCGTGGATCTGACGGGGCAAGCGTCCACGCAGCAGCACCTGGAGGGCAAGCAGCACCGGGAGGCAGGAGCCAAGTACGTCCTCGGTAATCCGTGGGACAATCGAGCGACGCTCACGAAGCTCGTCAAACCGACAATCCTCGCAGCCGCCAAGGAAAACGTGGTGCAAGTTGTCGACACGGGATTCAGGTGCGTCCGTTGCAAGGTGACCCTTCTGAGTCTGACGCCCCTGGAGGATCATCTGTCCAGCAACGGCCACAAGAATACCCATGCAGACGAAGAGACGATGGTTTTCCAGCATCCC GATTTGCGCCAGTTTCTAGAAGAAGGAATCGTTATCCAGTGTTACCCAGGCAACATCTTCAAGTGCTCTGTGTGCCACGTCGACTTGACCGGCGAGACGCCAACCCTGCAGCACGTGGAGGGTAAGCAGCACCGCGAGGCGGGCGCCAGGCATCTCCTCGCCAATCCAAAGGACAAGCGAGCCTCCCTCAGGACTCTCGTCAAGTCTATGGCGATTGCAGCCGCTGAGGCTGGTGTGGTCGAAGTGTCGGCGTCAGGATTTAAGTGTACCGCTTGTGCTGTGACTCTCAGCGGAGTTGCACCATTAGAAGAACACTTAGTAAGCAACAATCACAAGAAACGTGTTGATCAAGATAAG ACTCCCAATTCATGTGAGGCAGTTACTGCGCTCGAGACAGCCCTCGAGAAAACGCTGGTGATTCGGCCACTTCCTGCTGCAGCGCCCACGCCCTCACAG GGGACCAGGGCTAAAAGTAAGTATGTATATTCAGTGATATCCGAGCCCCGCGGCCTTGTCTACGTCTTCAATTACACTTTCAAAGGCCAGGGAAAACTGCAACGAAATGGGGCTCACCTGGATTCTGTTAATATCCAGAAGACATTCGAGAAACTGGGATACCAAATCATTGTGCTGGAGGACTTGACGGGAGAGGAAACCTTCGAACAATTTGAAAAAATACGGGAAAACCCAGAACTCAATGGTGTGGACGTACTGATGGTCTTTATCCTCAGCCACGGAGTCGATCCTTACACCTTCTTGGCCAATGATGGCACGGAAGTGAACCTGCACAGCATTCGCTTCGGTTTTTCCGACCGCAAGTGTCCCTACATGAGGAACAAACCAAAGATCTTTTTCGCCAATTACTGTAGGGCCGACCGGATGGAGCGGCGAGAactgaaggaggcggaggaaccaAGCGACATGGCTACCATCCACGCGGCCGCTGAGGGCGTCTTAGCCAAGAGATCTCCAGACTTCGGCACAGTGTTCGTCAAGAGCCTCTGCGACGTCCTGGACAGCCACGGCCTCAGCTTGGACCTGAGGGACCTGTACATCGAGCTGTGGTGCCAGATGAAGGAGAACGACGGAACCAAGCCGATGTGGGAGGACTACGTGTTCAAGAAATTTTTCCTCGGTCCACGCTGA
- the LOC113815986 gene encoding zinc finger protein 346 isoform X2, whose translation MAVADENNIEDLQQHLDDGVVSRVATTSDFKCTVCGMQFSGETPILQHLGGRQHREAGARYMLANPGRECVSLRRLVKPVVLAAAGKGEVQAAGAGFRCNLCEVTISGATPLEDHLNSNSHKKHSANDSHVLRPFLEDGVVSRGASSNIFRCCVCCVDLTGQASTQQHLEGKQHREAGAKYVLGNPWDNRATLTKLVKPTILAAAKENVVQVVDTGFRCVRCKVTLLSLTPLEDHLSSNGHKNTHADEETMVFQHPDLRQFLEEGIVIQCYPGNIFKCSVCHVDLTGETPTLQHVEGKQHREAGARHLLANPKDKRASLRTLVKSMAIAAAEAGVVEVSASGFKCTACAVTLSGVAPLEEHLVSNNHKKRVDQDKTPNSCEAVTALETALEKTLVIRPLPAAAPTPSQGTRAKSKYVYSVISEPRGLVYVFNYTFKGQGKLQRNGAHLDSVNIQKTFEKLGYQIIVLEDLTGEETFEQFEKIRENPELNGVDVLMVFILSHGVDPYTFLANDGTEVNLHSIRFGFSDRKCPYMRNKPKIFFANYCRADRMERRELKEAEEPSDMATIHAAAEGVLAKRSPDFGTVFVKSLCDVLDSHGLSLDLRDLYIELWCQMKENDGTKPMWEDYVFKKFFLGPR comes from the exons ATGGCAGTGGCGGATGAAAACAACATAGAG GATTTACAACAACATTTAGATGATGGAGTTGTCAGCCGCGTTGCCACCACCAGTGACTTCAAGTGCACCGTGTGCGGCATGCAATTCTCCGGTGAAACGCCAATCTTGCAACACCTGGGCGGCAGACAGCACAGGGAAGCAGGAGCCCGATATATGCTTGCCAACCCCGGGAGAGAATGTGTTTCGCTCCGGCGCCTCGTGAAGCCCGTGGTCCTGGCAGccgcggggaagggggaggtccaGGCTGCAGGTGCGGGGTTCAGGTGCAACCTCTGCGAAGTTACTATTAGTGGAGCGACGCCACTAGAAGACCACCTTAATAGCAACAGTCACAAGAAACACTCTGCTAATGACAGTCAT GTTCTGCGTCCCTTCCTCGAGGACGGCGTGGTCAGCCGAGGCGCCTCCAGCAACATCTTCCGCTGCTGCGTGTGCTGCGTGGATCTGACGGGGCAAGCGTCCACGCAGCAGCACCTGGAGGGCAAGCAGCACCGGGAGGCAGGAGCCAAGTACGTCCTCGGTAATCCGTGGGACAATCGAGCGACGCTCACGAAGCTCGTCAAACCGACAATCCTCGCAGCCGCCAAGGAAAACGTGGTGCAAGTTGTCGACACGGGATTCAGGTGCGTCCGTTGCAAGGTGACCCTTCTGAGTCTGACGCCCCTGGAGGATCATCTGTCCAGCAACGGCCACAAGAATACCCATGCAGACGAAGAGACGATGGTTTTCCAGCATCCC GATTTGCGCCAGTTTCTAGAAGAAGGAATCGTTATCCAGTGTTACCCAGGCAACATCTTCAAGTGCTCTGTGTGCCACGTCGACTTGACCGGCGAGACGCCAACCCTGCAGCACGTGGAGGGTAAGCAGCACCGCGAGGCGGGCGCCAGGCATCTCCTCGCCAATCCAAAGGACAAGCGAGCCTCCCTCAGGACTCTCGTCAAGTCTATGGCGATTGCAGCCGCTGAGGCTGGTGTGGTCGAAGTGTCGGCGTCAGGATTTAAGTGTACCGCTTGTGCTGTGACTCTCAGCGGAGTTGCACCATTAGAAGAACACTTAGTAAGCAACAATCACAAGAAACGTGTTGATCAAGATAAG ACTCCCAATTCATGTGAGGCAGTTACTGCGCTCGAGACAGCCCTCGAGAAAACGCTGGTGATTCGGCCACTTCCTGCTGCAGCGCCCACGCCCTCACAG GGGACCAGGGCTAAAAGTAAGTATGTATATTCAGTGATATCCGAGCCCCGCGGCCTTGTCTACGTCTTCAATTACACTTTCAAAGGCCAGGGAAAACTGCAACGAAATGGGGCTCACCTGGATTCTGTTAATATCCAGAAGACATTCGAGAAACTGGGATACCAAATCATTGTGCTGGAGGACTTGACGGGAGAGGAAACCTTCGAACAATTTGAAAAAATACGGGAAAACCCAGAACTCAATGGTGTGGACGTACTGATGGTCTTTATCCTCAGCCACGGAGTCGATCCTTACACCTTCTTGGCCAATGATGGCACGGAAGTGAACCTGCACAGCATTCGCTTCGGTTTTTCCGACCGCAAGTGTCCCTACATGAGGAACAAACCAAAGATCTTTTTCGCCAATTACTGTAGGGCCGACCGGATGGAGCGGCGAGAactgaaggaggcggaggaaccaAGCGACATGGCTACCATCCACGCGGCCGCTGAGGGCGTCTTAGCCAAGAGATCTCCAGACTTCGGCACAGTGTTCGTCAAGAGCCTCTGCGACGTCCTGGACAGCCACGGCCTCAGCTTGGACCTGAGGGACCTGTACATCGAGCTGTGGTGCCAGATGAAGGAGAACGACGGAACCAAGCCGATGTGGGAGGACTACGTGTTCAAGAAATTTTTCCTCGGTCCACGCTGA